Proteins from one Clupea harengus chromosome 17, Ch_v2.0.2, whole genome shotgun sequence genomic window:
- the LOC116224485 gene encoding neural cell adhesion molecule 1-like — protein MATPPVASSSANDSRLGVFSFLVEKITFKHAPSPQEFNEGDDAIIVCDVFSSPPPHIIWKHKGTKIQVEKDVRFKVLPNNHLQIRGIKKTDEGTYTCEARIMARGEIDLRPIRVVINVLPTIRIRHQEVNATGEGGLSTVLACDADGFPEPIVTWARSSVLLEEGDKYSFSEDGAEMTIRDVRKLDEGEYTCIASNKAGKSDQELSLRVFVKPKITFLENQTTTEMEEQIALTCDATGDPTPTITWSFGQRVFTEGEQASWTRTEEHKSSDGNVVVRSDARVSSLTLKYAQYTDAGQYVCTARNAIGHDSQSMFLEVRCKSHTLTHTHTHTPASMSAPRTQHHLAQHTGHIPRILMEELRSLIHTHTHTYI, from the exons ATGGCGACGCCTCCTGTGGCTAGCTCATCTGCTAATGACTCGAGGC TTGGTGTGTTCTCCTTTCTTGTAGAGAAAATCACGTTCAAGCACGCGCCGTCGCCCCAGGAGTTTAACGAGGGAGACGACGCCATCATCGTGTGTGACGTGTTCagctcgccccccccccacatcataTGGAAACACAAAGGAACCAAGATTCAGGTGGAGAAGGACG TCCGCTTTAAGGTCCTGCCCAACAACCACCTCCAGATCCGCGGCATCAAGAAGACGGACGAGGGCACCTACACGTGCGAGGCCCGCATCATGGCGCGCGGAGAGATCGACCTCAGGCCCATCAGGGTGGTCATCAACG tgctgccCACCATCCGGATCAGACACCAGGAGGTGAACGCCACCGGAGAGGGGGGGCTTTCCACCGTGCTGGCCTGCGACGCAGATGGATTCCCTGAGCCTATAGTCACATGGGCCAG gagctCGGTGTTGCTGGAGGAAGGGGACAAGTACAGCTTCAGCGAGGACGGCGCCGAGATGACCATCAGGGACGTGCGCAAGCTGGACGAGGGAGAGTACACTTGCATCGCCTCCAACAAGGCTGGGAAGAGCGACCAGGAGCTCAGCCTCAGGGTGtttg TGAAGCCCAAGATCACATTCCTGGAGAACCAGACCACcacagagatggaggagcagaTCGCCCTCACCTGCGACGCCACCGgagaccccacccccaccatcacctGGAGCTTCGGCCAACGCGTCTTCACCGAGGGAGAGCAG GCCTCATGGACTCGGACAGAGGAGCATAAG aGCTCGGACGGGAACGTGGTGGTGCGGAGCGACGCACGGGTCTCCTCGCTCACGCTGAAGTACGCCCAGTACACGGACGCCGGCCAGTACGTCTGCACCGCACGCAACGCCATCGGACACGACTCACAGTCCATGTTCCTGGAAGTCAGATGTAAGagtcacaccctcacacacacacacacacacacaccggccagTATGTCTGCACCCCGCACGCAACACCATCTGGCACAACACACAGGCCATATACCTAGAATTTTGATGGAAGAGTTAcgctcactcatacacactcacacacacacatacatctaa